In a single window of the Flavobacterium sp. W4I14 genome:
- a CDS encoding ribose 5-phosphate isomerase A (product_source=KO:K01807; cath_funfam=3.40.50.1360; cog=COG0120; ko=KO:K01807; pfam=PF06026; superfamily=100950; tigrfam=TIGR00021) produces MAIIDKTQQDAEKLAAALAAVKFVKDDDVVGLGTGSTTTFAIKELGKRVKEGLNIKAAASSIRTEELAKSLGIEILDLGRLSKIDISIDGADEFTESLDLIKGGGGALFREKIIASLSKNAIIITDASKKVKKLGAFTVPIEVIPLAYQYVSDQINELGGEGILRSVDNQTFITDNGNLIIDADFGLIDDPAKLSFNLNQINGLLAHGLFINITSKVIMSEGTDIIIFE; encoded by the coding sequence ATGGCTATTATAGATAAAACGCAACAAGATGCAGAAAAACTAGCAGCTGCCCTGGCTGCAGTAAAATTTGTTAAAGATGATGATGTAGTAGGTCTGGGTACTGGATCTACCACGACATTTGCCATTAAAGAATTAGGTAAACGTGTAAAAGAAGGGCTTAACATAAAGGCTGCTGCAAGTTCCATCCGGACAGAAGAACTCGCTAAATCTCTGGGCATCGAAATTCTTGATCTCGGGCGTTTAAGCAAAATTGATATCAGTATCGATGGAGCCGACGAATTTACAGAATCACTCGATCTGATTAAAGGTGGAGGCGGGGCACTGTTTAGAGAAAAGATAATTGCTTCACTGAGTAAAAATGCCATCATCATCACCGATGCTTCTAAAAAAGTTAAAAAATTGGGTGCTTTTACTGTTCCTATCGAAGTAATTCCATTGGCCTATCAATATGTGTCCGATCAGATTAATGAGCTTGGTGGAGAGGGCATATTGAGGTCTGTAGATAACCAAACATTTATTACCGATAATGGTAACCTGATTATCGACGCCGATTTTGGCCTCATTGATGATCCTGCAAAATTATCTTTTAACCTGAACCAGATTAACGGATTATTGGCTCATGGATTATTCATTAACATCACGTCAAAAGTAATTATGAGCGAAGGAACGGATATTATCATTTTCGAATGA
- a CDS encoding hypothetical protein (product_source=Hypo-rule applied; superfamily=110035) — MVIQIFNIKELRKLSLIPFSWCLCGKTDNFTDESALP, encoded by the coding sequence ATGGTGATCCAGATTTTTAACATTAAGGAGTTAAGAAAATTAAGTTTAATTCCATTTTCTTGGTGTCTTTGTGGCAAAACTGACAATTTCACCGATGAATCTGCCCTCCCTTAA